Part of the Arthrobacter globiformis genome is shown below.
TGAAGGATTTGACGGGCTGATCCTCACCGGCGGCGGTGACATCAGCCCCCGGCTGTACGGCGAGGACCCGGTCGACACGGTCTATGACGTGTGCGACATCAGGGACGACTTCGAAATCGAGCTTTACAACGAGGCCATGCTCCGCGGCCTGCCCATCCTGGCCACTTGCCGGGGGATGCAGCTTGTCAACGTCATCCGCGGCGGAAACCTCGTCCAGGAAGTGAGCCCGGACAGGGGGCACTGGCAGGACCATCCCTCTCATGAACCATGGCACAAGGTACAGCTGGAGCCCGGTTCCGAACTTGCCCGGATCGCCAAAGACCTGACCATTCCCGTGAACAGCTACCACCACCAGGGTCTGGGAAAGCTCGGAACAGGCCTTCGTGTCGTGGGACGGGAAGGCGACGTTATCGAAGCAATTGAAGCCGACGATGCCAGCCTCATCGGAGTCCAATGGCATCCCGAGCACATGGTCGACTATCACGAAGCCCAGAAGGCCCTCTTCGTTGATCTCGTGGACAAGGCCGCAGCGTACGCACAGTCACAGAAACCACTTCAGGAGCAATTCTCATGAGCACAGAAACTGAGCGGGGACTCAGCCACAACAAGTCAGACTTTGACTTCCACGGACGGTCGCTCGACAACATTTTCGACGAATACCAGGACATACTGGCCAACGGCCCTGTTGGGCACAGCAACAAGTATGGAGGCTTTTGGTACATCACCAAGAGCGAGGATATCTTCAACGCCGAGCAGGACCCCGACACGTTCGCTGTCGGACCCTCAATGCTCCTCCCGGCGTTCGGCACTGACGTCCCCCTCATTCCCATCGACATCGATCCCCCGACCCACGCTGACTTCCGCAAAATTCTGCTGCCGATGTTCACACCCATGAACATCTCAAAGCTGACACCCGGAATGCGTGAGACCGCTAAGCAGCTGTGCCAGGAAGTCCTCACAGCCGGCGACGTCGTTGATGTCTCGGCAAAGCTTGCCCGCCCGATGCCGACGATTATCTTCAGCGGCCTGGCCGGATATCCGGAACAGGACTGGCCAATCTTCGACCGGTGGATCGACGAAATCATCTATGAGCGGACCGCGCATCCGGAAACCGCATACGCGGCCGGACGCGAACTCAACGACTACTTCGACCGCCTTCTCGACGAACGGGAAAAGGCCGGACCGGAAGCAGACGCCAACAATGACCTGATCACCCAGCTCCTGAAAGCGGAAGTGAAAGGCCGGAAGCTCACGCGTGAAGAGCTGCTGTCGTACTGCTACCTGCTCTTCCTGGCCGGGCTGGATACGACCGCCTGGGCGATCCGTTCCGCCCTTTGGTACCTGGCCGGCAACCCCCAGGCCCAGCAGCAGTTGCGTGAAGACCCGGACCTGATCCCCACCGCTGCAGAAGAATTCCTGCGTACGCTTTCCCCGGTCCAGGCCATGGCCCGCACCGCGAAGAAGGACACAGTTGTCCGGGGCCAGGAGATCAAGGCCGGTGAACGCGTCGTGCTCGTCTTCGGAGCGGGCAATCGTGACCCGGAGGTCTACGAAGAACCCAATGAAATCAAGATTGACCGTGAAGACAACCGCCACCTGGCTTTTGGCGGAGGGATCCACCGGTGCCTTGGTTCGAACCTTGGCCGCGCCGAAATGGTTATCGCCATGGAGGAATTCCTGAACGCTGTCCCTCACTTCGAACGGGCGAATGATGACGAACCGTGGCACGGCGTCGGCCCGCTTACCCTCAAGATTGGAGCTTGATCACCATGGGAGAACTTTGGGTCGACGGAGGGCGTTGCCAAGGCCACGCCCGGTGCTGGGCGCTGGCACCCCGAAACCTTTGAGATCGACGAGGAAGGCTACGCGCACGTCATTCCTGGCCGCGAAAACAGCGGCGATGAACCTAACGTCCGCAAGGCCATCCGGAACTGCCCCGAACGGGCAATCCTGGAACGGGAAACGAGCGAGGCCAGCGTGAAAGCATCAGAGGTTTCGGCGTCGTGACACATCTGCCAGACCGGGTTGCGGTCATTGGCGCTTCGGTTGCATCGGCGATGCTGATTGAACGCAGTCGCGAGCTGGGCTTTGCAGGCGAATTTATCGTCATTGATTCAGACCCGAACGCGCCCTACGACCGGCCCCCGCTGTCCAAGCAATTCCTTCTTGGCACTGGTCCCGTCGAACCGGCCGAGTGGTGGCCGGAAGCTACGCCGATCCTGAACGCAAAGGCGATCGGGCTCCTGACAGACAAGCGGACCGTCCTGACGGACAAGCTCGGAGAAGTAGCAGCTGACGCGGTCGTCATCTCCACAGGAGCCGGCTCAATCCGGCTGCCGAACGAGCCAGCGGGCGTCCTCAGCCTAAGAACCGCCCAGGACGCCCTTGCCCTGCGCAACGCCGTACATGCAGGAGCCTCCAGCGCGATCATCATCGGCGCCGGAACCATCGGTGCGGAACTGGCATCTACACTCGCCCAACGTGGGCTTGCCGTCACGGTAGTAGATCTGGCTCCGCAACCAATGCAGCGCTTCTTTTCAGGACATCTGGGGGAGGAAGCGAAGGCATGGATGCACCAGGCCGGTGTTGTAACTCACTTTGGGGTTGCTGTGGAATCCATTCAGAAAACGGATGCGCAGTGGACGGTCCGGGTCAGCGGCCTGGACCTGCACGCCGACCTGGTTATTAGCGCTGTCGGCGCGCGGCCCAATACCGAATGGCTGACCTACAGCGAGCTCGACATTTCCAACGGAGTCCGTTGCACTGCGGACGGGAAAGCCCTGCTGACCCCCGGTGAAATCGCCGACGGCATCTTCGCTATCGGAGACGTTTCGGCCCGGCAGGCCGAGGACGGGACCTTTCGACGGTTCGAGAGTTGGACCCAGGCCCAACGGCATGGCGCAGCCCTGGCTGAATACTTTGCCGGCTTCGACTCCAGCGAACTGGAACAGGCTCCATACGGGTGGACGGAGCAGTTCGGCCGAAAGGTACAGGTACACGGAATGCTTCCGCCGGCAGGCGAACTTGTACAGGTATACGCTGCAGAGGAACGCAACGCCGCCTTGTACCGGATTGGATCTACGGAGGAGGACGTGGCCTGGATCGGCGTCAACGCGCCAAGGCAGTTCAGCCGGGCCTCCATGGGCATGAGCCTTCTAAGCTGAAACGATGGAATCCCCTGCTGAGCCCGCGGCCTCGCAACCGAATGAGGTCCTGCCCACTGACTATCGCCACAAACTCCAAATAGCAGAGCTTCGCGCAGATACCCTGTCCGAGCTCACGCAGCTAATGGCGGAAGGACCGGATCCACTCGCGCTTGCTCAAAGAGCAGTGGACCTGGTAGCCAGGGCAACAAACTCAGCAGGGGTTTTCGTCTACCTGTGGGATGAACAGGAACAAGTCCTTGTCATGCGCGCAGGAACCGCTGGAGTGCAAAGCCAGCAAGTGGGAAGAGTCACCCTTCGCCTCGGCGAAGGTGTAACTGGCTGGGTAGGGCTCACCAGACAGTCAGTTGTCCTTAACAAGAACATTCAGCAGGACCCGCGGTTCGTCAGCATCAGCGAACTGCAGGAAGAAGATTTCAATTCGATGCTGGTTGTCCCGATCGTGGCACCGGCCGGGGCCCTCCTTGGCGTGTTCAGCCTCTGGTCATATGAGGAGGAAACCTTCACCTGGGAGTCAAAGCTGATTGCTGACGAGGTGGGAGTGCTGCTAGCCAGCGGCCTGCTGCAGGCTGAGACCGTTGATGACTTGCGGCGCCAGTCCGCAGCAGCGCACTTCCTTGTCGATTTCCCGATCAACGCCGCCACTTCCGTCCTGCAGTGCGCCCAAGTGGCGGCCCAGGCGATTCTTAAGCACATGAGCTCCGACGGCTGCGTCATCGAATATTTCGGGCGTGGTCCAGCCACCTCGCCGCCCACGGCCATCGCAATGGACAAGGGCGAGCGAAGCGGAATCGTGATTCGAACCACTCACTCACGAACGGCAACGTCCGAATTCATTGAATCCAACTTCGCCGGACACGAGCGGGTATCTGTCTCCTTTGGCCTGACGAGCACCCGGGGCATCGTCACGTGCTATCGTCCACGCCGCTATTCCACCAGAGAACTCGATCGGCTGAGCGCCATTTGCTCTCAGCTGGCCGCCCTGTTTGAAGCAGTAGAACTGGAGTCCGTCGGTTCATCCCATGCTTCACGCTTGCTCCGAAGCGTCGGCACGAGCACATTCGCCCGCATTCTTGAGGAGTCAGGCTGGTCCAAGGGCCGCACTCTGCCGGTCTTGGTGCGAGTGAAACGGCTGAAATTCGACTCTGATGCGGTGTCCAGGCGCATCGCCCCCTATCTTCAGGATCTGGCCGGCCCCCGATCCCTGGTCTTCACGGAAGGCCCCCTCAGCCTGCTCTTTATCGATACCCCCTCCGGCGCCGGAGAAGAGATTAAGGCGAAGCTGGAGACAACTCTTTCTGACCTCGACGAACACCGTGGAGTCTCAGCTTTCGCCGGCGTGGGTCCACTGGCGCGCGACGTCGCCTCTCTGCAGCCAGCGCTTTCGGACGCCGAAACCGCACTGGCCTGGACAGAACTGGTCGGCAGGACGTCAGGGAGAAGGGTCACCTCGT
Proteins encoded:
- a CDS encoding NAD(P)/FAD-dependent oxidoreductase, translated to MTHLPDRVAVIGASVASAMLIERSRELGFAGEFIVIDSDPNAPYDRPPLSKQFLLGTGPVEPAEWWPEATPILNAKAIGLLTDKRTVLTDKLGEVAADAVVISTGAGSIRLPNEPAGVLSLRTAQDALALRNAVHAGASSAIIIGAGTIGAELASTLAQRGLAVTVVDLAPQPMQRFFSGHLGEEAKAWMHQAGVVTHFGVAVESIQKTDAQWTVRVSGLDLHADLVISAVGARPNTEWLTYSELDISNGVRCTADGKALLTPGEIADGIFAIGDVSARQAEDGTFRRFESWTQAQRHGAALAEYFAGFDSSELEQAPYGWTEQFGRKVQVHGMLPPAGELVQVYAAEERNAALYRIGSTEEDVAWIGVNAPRQFSRASMGMSLLS
- a CDS encoding helix-turn-helix domain-containing protein; the encoded protein is MESPAEPAASQPNEVLPTDYRHKLQIAELRADTLSELTQLMAEGPDPLALAQRAVDLVARATNSAGVFVYLWDEQEQVLVMRAGTAGVQSQQVGRVTLRLGEGVTGWVGLTRQSVVLNKNIQQDPRFVSISELQEEDFNSMLVVPIVAPAGALLGVFSLWSYEEETFTWESKLIADEVGVLLASGLLQAETVDDLRRQSAAAHFLVDFPINAATSVLQCAQVAAQAILKHMSSDGCVIEYFGRGPATSPPTAIAMDKGERSGIVIRTTHSRTATSEFIESNFAGHERVSVSFGLTSTRGIVTCYRPRRYSTRELDRLSAICSQLAALFEAVELESVGSSHASRLLRSVGTSTFARILEESGWSKGRTLPVLVRVKRLKFDSDAVSRRIAPYLQDLAGPRSLVFTEGPLSLLFIDTPSGAGEEIKAKLETTLSDLDEHRGVSAFAGVGPLARDVASLQPALSDAETALAWTELVGRTSGRRVTSFSDIEHLQELPLVGEGMSAEIKGVLAELRSLVHYDTENGTQLAETVAMLLSNKGSIADTVSKLHIHRNTLRQRLQRVEQLIGHSFEEAGDWLPTGIAARLAIRESGQ
- a CDS encoding cytochrome P450; amino-acid sequence: MSTETERGLSHNKSDFDFHGRSLDNIFDEYQDILANGPVGHSNKYGGFWYITKSEDIFNAEQDPDTFAVGPSMLLPAFGTDVPLIPIDIDPPTHADFRKILLPMFTPMNISKLTPGMRETAKQLCQEVLTAGDVVDVSAKLARPMPTIIFSGLAGYPEQDWPIFDRWIDEIIYERTAHPETAYAAGRELNDYFDRLLDEREKAGPEADANNDLITQLLKAEVKGRKLTREELLSYCYLLFLAGLDTTAWAIRSALWYLAGNPQAQQQLREDPDLIPTAAEEFLRTLSPVQAMARTAKKDTVVRGQEIKAGERVVLVFGAGNRDPEVYEEPNEIKIDREDNRHLAFGGGIHRCLGSNLGRAEMVIAMEEFLNAVPHFERANDDEPWHGVGPLTLKIGA
- a CDS encoding gamma-glutamyl-gamma-aminobutyrate hydrolase family protein, giving the protein MRLPLIAISAARQTVDTAFGPMPSTVQNMAYANGVLAAGGRPAILPSTATIPDAALEGFDGLILTGGGDISPRLYGEDPVDTVYDVCDIRDDFEIELYNEAMLRGLPILATCRGMQLVNVIRGGNLVQEVSPDRGHWQDHPSHEPWHKVQLEPGSELARIAKDLTIPVNSYHHQGLGKLGTGLRVVGREGDVIEAIEADDASLIGVQWHPEHMVDYHEAQKALFVDLVDKAAAYAQSQKPLQEQFS